The following are from one region of the Vidua chalybeata isolate OUT-0048 chromosome 12, bVidCha1 merged haplotype, whole genome shotgun sequence genome:
- the LOC128794180 gene encoding histone H1-like, whose product MLDTTATATASAPGTKASTKKPKKAVSGSKAREPAGPSVTELITKAVSASKECKGLSLTTLRKVLAASGYDVEKNKSCIKLGLKSLVSNGTLVQTKGIEVSGSFKLNKKPGETKEKATKKKPAATPKKPVAKKPASVAKKPKKVEAVKESPKKAKKPAATAAKKVTKSPKRATEAGPKKAVKSPAKVKEVKPKAAKPNTVKPKVAKAKKAEPKKK is encoded by the coding sequence ATGTTGGACACCACGGCCACTGCCACTGCCTCTGCTCCCGGCACCAAGGCCAGCACCAAGAAGCCAAAGAAGGCGGTGAGTGGCTCCAAGGCCCGCGAGCCCGCGGGGCCCAGCGTCACTGAGCTGATCACCAAGGCCGTGTCCGCCTCCAAGGAGTGCAAGGGGCTCTCCCTCACCACGCTCAGGAAGGTGCTGGCTGCCAGCGGCTATGACGTGGAGAAGAACAAGAGCTGCATCAAGCTGGGGCTCAAGAGCCTTGTCAGCAATGGCACCCTGGTGCAGACCAAAGGCATCGAGGTCTCTGGCTCTTTCAAGCTGAACAAGAAGCCGGGTGagacaaaagaaaaggcaaCGAAGAAAAAGCCAGCTGCCACGCCCAAGAAGCCGGTGGCCAAGAAGCCCGCCAGCGTGGCCAAGAAGCCCAAGAAAGTGGAGGCGGTGAAGGAGAGCCCCAAGAAGGCGAAGaagccagcagccacagcagccaagAAAGTGACCAAGAGTCCCAAGAGAGCCACAGAGGCAGGCCCCAAGAAGGCAGTCAAGAGCCCAGCTAAGGTGAAAGAAGTGAAGCCCAAAGCAGCCAAGCCTAACACAGTCAAACCCAAAGTGGCCAAAGCAAAGAAGGCAGAGCCAAAAAAGAAGTAA